A section of the Thermoproteota archaeon genome encodes:
- a CDS encoding glycosyltransferase has translation MKLSVVIPTYREASYIKRTLMALRNENVDEIVVIDGGSEDGTVEIAERYADIVRSSPEYDSPAKARNAGIRLSSGDMIAFVDADTVVAKGWRAALIKGFEEEEVIGLGGPAYPLEDGDDLLKAAYILSYDLMVRFTIFMGRPHLMGFNSAFRRDVLLRLGGFREDVRVSEDALLSMAASRMGKIKFVPGMVVYTSARRVRKRGLGESLFYLVYNGLSVLLMEKPFETYPKIT, from the coding sequence ATGAAGCTCTCTGTGGTGATCCCGACCTACAGAGAAGCTAGTTACATTAAGAGAACTTTGATGGCCCTGAGGAATGAGAATGTCGATGAGATAGTTGTGATCGATGGCGGGAGCGAGGACGGCACAGTTGAAATAGCCGAGAGATATGCGGATATCGTGAGAAGTTCGCCTGAATACGATTCACCTGCCAAGGCCAGGAATGCGGGAATTAGATTATCCTCTGGGGACATGATAGCGTTCGTCGACGCCGACACGGTCGTGGCCAAAGGGTGGAGGGCCGCGCTCATTAAGGGATTCGAGGAGGAGGAAGTGATCGGTTTGGGCGGGCCTGCTTACCCCCTAGAGGATGGAGATGATCTACTCAAGGCCGCGTACATTCTCTCCTACGACCTGATGGTGAGGTTCACCATCTTCATGGGGCGGCCCCACCTCATGGGATTCAATTCGGCCTTCAGGAGGGACGTGTTACTGAGGCTGGGGGGATTCAGGGAGGATGTTAGGGTCTCCGAGGATGCTCTACTCTCCATGGCCGCATCTAGGATGGGTAAGATAAAATTCGTCCCGGGGATGGTCGTTTATACCTCAGCGAGGCGAGTTAGGAAGAGAGGCTTGGGCGAGTCCCTCTTTTACCTAGTGTATAATGGGCTCTCGGTT